From the genome of Nitrosopumilus sp., one region includes:
- a CDS encoding superoxide dismutase, protein MGKYTLPEMPYAYDALEPHIDAKTMEIHHTKHHQTYTDKLNAALETCSSDIQEKDIVDILSDIKSIPDDKRGAINFNGGGYDNHRLFWNNMKPNGGGEPGGSIADAINDSFGSFSDFKEKFSSTTAVIQGSGWGWLVYNPSSGKVEYKSMPNQTSPRTEGLVPLLGCDVWEHAYYLNYQNKRPVYIEAWWNVVNWDEVESRFSKAK, encoded by the coding sequence ATGGGAAAATACACTCTTCCTGAAATGCCATATGCTTATGATGCGTTGGAACCTCACATTGATGCAAAAACAATGGAGATTCATCACACGAAACATCATCAAACATACACAGACAAATTGAATGCAGCTCTGGAGACATGCTCATCAGATATTCAAGAAAAAGATATCGTTGACATATTGTCTGATATTAAATCAATACCAGACGACAAAAGAGGTGCAATTAATTTCAACGGTGGTGGTTATGACAACCATAGGCTATTTTGGAACAACATGAAACCAAATGGAGGCGGAGAACCTGGAGGATCTATTGCCGATGCAATTAATGATTCCTTTGGAAGCTTTTCTGACTTTAAAGAGAAATTTTCATCCACTACAGCTGTAATTCAAGGCAGTGGTTGGGGGTGGTTGGTATACAATCCTTCTTCTGGAAAGGTTGAATACAAATCAATGCCAAACCAAACCAGTCCTAGAACTGAAGGACTAGTACCTTTGTTGGGCTGTGATGTGTGGGAGCATGCATACTATCTCAACTACCAGAACAAAAGACCTGTCTACATAGAGGCATGGTGGAATGTAGTTAACTGGGATGAAGTAGAATCTAGATTCTCTAAAGCAAAATAA
- the pfdA gene encoding prefoldin subunit alpha → MSEAQAEQLMQQMQMLETYFSDLSQREGTFLNILREATASIESIKSIGQKPESETLVPIGMGTYIPTKISANTKIVINIGAGIAVEKDFPSAINYLEARIKEVEIALQDTAAKKQDAAGRLEQGKTQINQLMQTASPPNA, encoded by the coding sequence ATGAGTGAGGCCCAAGCTGAGCAATTAATGCAGCAAATGCAAATGCTTGAAACATACTTTTCTGATTTATCTCAAAGAGAGGGAACATTTCTGAATATTTTGAGAGAGGCAACTGCTTCAATCGAATCCATAAAATCTATTGGTCAGAAACCTGAATCAGAAACTCTTGTCCCGATTGGAATGGGAACATATATTCCAACAAAAATTTCAGCCAATACTAAGATTGTAATCAATATCGGTGCCGGAATTGCAGTCGAAAAAGATTTCCCTTCTGCAATTAACTATCTTGAAGCAAGAATTAAAGAAGTTGAGATTGCTTTACAAGATACTGCCGCAAAAAAACAGGATGCTGCAGGAAGATTAGAACAAGGAAAGACACAAATTAATCAACTAATGCAAACTGCATCTCCTCCAAATGCGTGA
- the ftsY gene encoding signal recognition particle-docking protein FtsY — translation MFDKLRKAFSNAAKSLGEKEINEKDIEDILFELEIALLESDVATEVIDSIKSNLQEKLIGSKVDRNEVEKFVKDSLISNISAMFDAVGQIDLLEKINEKKKQGQPFLILFVGINGTGKTTSLAKVAYMLQQAKCSVVIAAADTFRAGAIEQLREHANRLNLKLVAQNYESDPAAVARDAVLYAKSHKTDCVLIDTAGRMQTSKNLMEQIGKITKVVNPDMKIFVGDSLSGNDTVNQAREFYEHVKFNGSILTKSDADARGGAALSIVKVTSTPIIFVGVGQEYPDLVPFDKDVFLETVFGSLDDVELKNIVEPKPEPKPEPKPEPKPEPKPEPKPEPKPEPKPEPKPEPKPEPKPEPKPEPFTDDPFDGISDDDIAIYSDLFDIPPPENDDDAIKLGNKIRNWIKNDRPKSKIVTKEKDDDIKPKFQSDDVPKPDKEEKPKKKRGLFGFLRK, via the coding sequence ATGTTTGATAAACTTCGTAAAGCATTTTCAAATGCAGCGAAAAGTCTTGGTGAAAAAGAGATTAATGAAAAAGATATTGAAGATATTCTTTTTGAATTGGAAATTGCACTTTTAGAATCTGACGTTGCAACTGAAGTAATTGATTCCATTAAATCTAATTTACAAGAGAAATTAATTGGTTCAAAGGTTGACCGGAACGAAGTTGAAAAATTTGTTAAAGACAGTTTGATTTCAAATATCTCTGCAATGTTTGATGCTGTGGGGCAAATTGATCTCTTAGAAAAAATAAACGAAAAAAAGAAGCAGGGACAACCTTTTCTAATTTTATTTGTTGGAATTAACGGTACCGGAAAAACCACATCTTTGGCCAAAGTTGCGTACATGCTACAGCAGGCAAAATGCTCTGTAGTTATTGCAGCTGCAGATACTTTTAGAGCTGGTGCAATTGAGCAGTTGCGTGAACATGCAAATCGCCTTAATTTGAAACTCGTTGCTCAGAATTATGAATCAGATCCTGCTGCAGTTGCGAGAGATGCGGTTTTGTATGCAAAATCCCACAAAACAGATTGTGTATTAATTGATACAGCCGGAAGAATGCAAACCAGCAAAAATTTAATGGAACAAATTGGCAAAATTACAAAAGTTGTAAATCCTGACATGAAAATTTTTGTTGGTGACTCTCTATCTGGAAATGACACTGTAAATCAGGCACGTGAATTCTATGAACATGTAAAATTCAACGGTTCAATTTTAACCAAAAGCGATGCAGATGCAAGGGGTGGGGCTGCTTTATCTATTGTAAAGGTTACATCTACACCTATAATTTTTGTTGGTGTTGGACAAGAATATCCTGATCTAGTTCCTTTTGATAAAGATGTTTTCTTGGAAACTGTTTTTGGTTCCTTGGATGATGTTGAACTTAAGAATATTGTAGAACCAAAGCCTGAACCAAAGCCTGAACCAAAGCCTGAACCAAAGCCTGAACCAAAGCCTGAACCAAAGCCTGAACCAAAGCCTGAACCAAAGCCTGAACCAAAGCCTGAACCAAAGCCTGAACCAAAGCCTGAACCAAAGCCTGAACCCTTCACTGATGATCCTTTTGATGGAATCAGTGATGATGATATTGCAATCTATTCAGATTTGTTTGATATCCCTCCTCCTGAAAATGATGATGATGCAATTAAACTTGGAAACAAAATTCGTAATTGGATTAAAAATGACAGACCAAAATCTAAAATTGTTACCAAAGAAAAAGATGATGATATCAAACCCAAATTTCAATCAGATGATGTGCCAAAACCTGATAAAGAAGAAAAACCTAAAAAGAAACGAGGACTATTTGGATTCTTAAGAAAATGA
- the argF gene encoding ornithine carbamoyltransferase encodes MKLKTKDVLTLAELSSKEFLGLIDSSIKLKKELKKNKNKPILKNKTLTMIFQKPSTRTRVSFEIGMLQLGGHAITLSSNDTQLSRGESVEDTAKTLSRYSDCIMARVYDHELLEKLSEYASVPVINGLSDSFHPCQILADFMTIKEKKKKLKGIKIAWIGDGNNVCNSMIYGAALSGVDMFIATPKGFEPQKTVVNESKKMTNIELTTDPFIATKNADVVVTDTYSSIHNNDPKRMKKFLPKYQVNSKLMTNAKKNAIFMHCLPAKRDQEVTSSVIDGSQSVVWDEAENRLHAQKALLAALLYA; translated from the coding sequence ATGAAACTCAAAACCAAAGATGTACTTACTTTAGCAGAATTATCTTCAAAAGAATTTTTAGGACTAATTGATTCTTCCATAAAACTAAAAAAAGAACTTAAAAAAAATAAAAACAAACCCATTTTAAAAAATAAAACATTGACGATGATTTTCCAAAAACCGTCTACCCGAACCCGTGTAAGCTTTGAAATTGGAATGCTTCAATTGGGAGGACATGCAATCACTCTATCCTCCAATGACACTCAACTATCTCGTGGTGAATCTGTTGAAGATACTGCAAAAACACTTTCACGATATTCTGATTGTATTATGGCACGTGTTTATGATCATGAATTGTTGGAAAAATTATCTGAATACGCAAGTGTTCCTGTAATCAACGGATTATCTGACTCTTTTCATCCTTGTCAAATCTTAGCTGACTTTATGACTATCAAAGAAAAGAAAAAGAAACTCAAAGGGATTAAAATCGCTTGGATAGGGGATGGAAATAACGTGTGTAATTCTATGATTTATGGTGCTGCATTGTCTGGGGTCGATATGTTTATTGCAACTCCAAAAGGATTTGAACCACAAAAGACAGTTGTTAACGAATCCAAAAAAATGACCAACATTGAATTGACTACTGATCCATTCATTGCAACCAAAAATGCAGATGTGGTTGTCACTGATACATATTCTTCCATTCATAACAACGATCCAAAAAGAATGAAAAAATTTCTTCCAAAGTATCAGGTTAATTCAAAATTAATGACTAATGCAAAGAAAAATGCGATCTTTATGCATTGTCTTCCAGCTAAAAGGGATCAAGAAGTAACTTCGTCAGTTATTGATGGATCCCAATCTGTAGTTTGGGATGAGGCGGAAAATCGACTACATGCTCAAAAAGCTTTACTCGCTGCTCTACTTTACGCTTAA
- a CDS encoding 50S ribosomal protein L18: MAYSKILRRLREEKTNYKKRGTMLTGKRDFITVNITNQNTQVQILTPGMTGDKVIASAHSRYLLEKGWKGSRKSVPAAYLTGYLAGKKAIGKGAKDAILYTGTRRYTQRMAAALKGIIDAGVEVPADEKTFPADERINGEHLTVKNEISKIKSSIDSEVK, translated from the coding sequence ATGGCTTATTCAAAAATATTACGAAGATTAAGGGAAGAAAAAACCAATTATAAAAAACGTGGAACCATGTTGACAGGTAAGCGTGACTTCATTACTGTAAATATTACTAATCAAAACACTCAAGTCCAAATACTTACACCTGGAATGACTGGAGACAAGGTTATCGCATCTGCACATTCTAGATATTTACTTGAAAAAGGATGGAAGGGTTCCAGAAAAAGTGTACCTGCGGCATATCTTACAGGTTATTTGGCTGGAAAGAAAGCCATTGGAAAGGGTGCAAAAGATGCTATCTTGTATACAGGTACTCGAAGATATACTCAACGAATGGCAGCTGCTCTAAAGGGAATTATAGATGCCGGCGTTGAAGTTCCAGCTGATGAAAAGACTTTTCCAGCTGATGAAAGAATCAATGGTGAACATCTTACTGTTAAAAATGAAATTTCTAAAATAAAATCTTCAATTGATAGTGAGGTCAAATAG
- a CDS encoding 30S ribosomal protein S5 encodes MSQASQSKPGQSKPGQSKPGQSKPGQGGRGRGPPVYGRGPPGGAVNARPKRPRREPEEEVWVPKTVLGQKVASGEISSLEEIIESGLRIQESGIIKKLLPDLKSEVVDVGIIQKMTSNGQSTRFKAMVAAGNENGYLGIGQGKSKQMRIAIEKATSQAFLNVNPIKMGCGSWECRCTQKHSVPFKVKGKGGSVTIEIIPGPRGLGLVAGGKIKRLLELAGLKDAWTTAKGSTPTMNSTSKAVLDCLRQTFSQG; translated from the coding sequence ATGAGTCAGGCATCACAATCTAAACCAGGACAATCTAAACCAGGACAATCTAAACCAGGACAATCTAAACCCGGACAGGGTGGCCGTGGGAGGGGTCCACCTGTATATGGCCGTGGTCCTCCTGGAGGAGCCGTAAATGCACGTCCAAAAAGACCTCGAAGAGAGCCGGAGGAAGAAGTTTGGGTTCCAAAAACTGTTTTAGGACAAAAAGTAGCATCTGGTGAAATTTCTTCCCTTGAAGAAATAATTGAATCTGGGTTGAGAATTCAAGAATCTGGAATCATAAAGAAATTGTTACCTGATTTAAAGAGTGAAGTTGTAGATGTTGGTATAATTCAAAAAATGACTTCAAATGGTCAATCTACTAGATTTAAAGCAATGGTTGCTGCAGGAAACGAAAATGGTTATTTGGGAATTGGTCAGGGAAAATCAAAACAAATGAGAATTGCTATCGAAAAAGCAACCAGTCAGGCTTTTCTTAACGTGAATCCAATTAAAATGGGCTGTGGAAGTTGGGAATGCAGATGTACCCAAAAACATTCTGTTCCATTCAAGGTTAAAGGTAAAGGTGGGAGTGTTACAATTGAGATTATTCCTGGTCCTCGTGGATTGGGTCTTGTTGCAGGTGGTAAAATTAAACGATTATTGGAATTGGCTGGTCTTAAAGATGCATGGACTACGGCAAAAGGTTCTACTCCTACAATGAATTCGACTTCAAAAGCAGTATTGGACTGTCTTAGACAGACATTCAGTCAGGGTTGA
- a CDS encoding 50S ribosomal protein L30, with the protein MANAYLVVRIKGQADCPYWATTTMTLLKLDKKYRATILPAKDNTLGMLKKVQHYVSWIEIDASLATELIDKKARKGGYQKVTVDDLKELGFANTEELGTALAEGKATLSKLKPLKPWFALAPPIHGFKRSTKKLYGQKGVLGFNKELDTIVRRMI; encoded by the coding sequence ATGGCAAATGCATATCTTGTTGTTAGAATAAAGGGTCAGGCTGATTGTCCATATTGGGCTACAACCACTATGACTTTATTGAAATTAGATAAAAAGTATCGTGCAACAATTTTACCTGCCAAAGATAATACCTTGGGGATGTTGAAAAAGGTGCAACACTACGTATCATGGATTGAAATTGATGCTTCTTTGGCAACTGAATTGATAGATAAGAAGGCAAGAAAAGGTGGATATCAAAAAGTCACCGTTGATGATCTAAAAGAACTTGGATTTGCAAATACTGAAGAGTTAGGAACAGCTTTGGCTGAAGGAAAGGCTACATTGTCAAAGCTAAAACCTCTAAAGCCTTGGTTTGCTCTGGCACCTCCAATTCATGGATTCAAAAGAAGTACAAAGAAGCTATACGGTCAGAAAGGTGTGCTTGGATTCAACAAAGAACTTGATACTATAGTTAGGAGAATGATCTAA
- a CDS encoding 50S ribosomal protein L15, whose amino-acid sequence MATRLRKTRRLRGGRHMGWGQVGQHRASGHKGGLGITGMQKHHYSTLLKEDPDHYGHDSTKPPHPNVTKKWTSVRDLDDLFTKFGKEEGGKKIIDLEGAGYEKLLGGGKLTNTYSVKVPRFTASAEEKLKAVGGEVLSDNG is encoded by the coding sequence ATGGCAACTAGATTACGAAAAACCCGAAGACTTAGAGGTGGAAGACACATGGGATGGGGACAAGTAGGTCAGCATCGTGCAAGTGGTCATAAAGGCGGTTTAGGTATTACCGGAATGCAGAAACATCATTACAGTACTTTGTTAAAAGAGGACCCAGATCATTATGGTCATGATTCTACTAAACCACCTCACCCAAATGTTACAAAAAAATGGACTAGTGTACGTGATCTAGATGACTTGTTTACCAAGTTTGGTAAAGAAGAAGGAGGGAAAAAAATTATTGATCTTGAAGGTGCTGGGTATGAAAAGCTCCTTGGCGGCGGAAAACTCACTAACACATATTCCGTTAAAGTCCCTCGATTTACAGCCTCTGCAGAAGAGAAGCTAAAGGCTGTTGGGGGAGAGGTGTTATCTGATAATGGCTGA
- the secY gene encoding preprotein translocase subunit SecY, whose protein sequence is MAEGSVTAIIRKIVFKAEPYLPQVPKPKKKIPLQVRLLWCGIALLIYMIMGQTPLFGASAPAFDFLAFARVIFASQQGTLVELGIGPIVTAGLLMQLLRGSDILKFDFKKPEERGIFQTATKLVTYVVIVAESIVYAIAVYGPGVTEPYVLYVLIGQLMAASIIIMFLDELIQKGWGLGSGISLFIMAGVAQQILWSMFSPLPAGDGGTIGIIPYIVQSAMAGDVSQILFRSNSLPSIFGLCLTAGILLILVFTQGMKIEIPIVSTKYRGFSAVYPIKLMYVSNIPVILASALTANAVFIFQMLWANMNPRNNNFFMNFVAQFDPTSPSTPIGGIIYYITPPRGLDVAALDPMRAVGYILFMVGIVVVFGRLWVELGGLSSKSAAQNLLDADVQIPGFRRSNKPVEALLNKYIPSVTIIGSMILGLLAGVSDVLGVFGSGIGVLLMVDILINYYTQLVREQVEVVMPRLGAMLGRK, encoded by the coding sequence ATGGCTGAAGGTAGCGTTACTGCTATTATTCGAAAAATTGTTTTTAAGGCAGAGCCATACCTTCCTCAGGTCCCAAAACCCAAAAAGAAAATTCCTCTTCAAGTTAGATTACTGTGGTGCGGAATCGCATTACTGATCTATATGATAATGGGACAAACTCCGTTATTCGGAGCCAGTGCTCCTGCATTTGACTTTCTTGCATTCGCTAGAGTAATTTTTGCATCACAACAAGGTACACTGGTAGAATTGGGCATAGGACCTATTGTTACAGCTGGACTCTTAATGCAACTATTGAGAGGTTCAGACATTCTTAAATTTGATTTTAAGAAACCTGAAGAACGTGGAATTTTTCAAACAGCTACCAAGTTAGTTACTTACGTTGTAATCGTTGCTGAGTCTATTGTATACGCCATAGCAGTTTACGGTCCAGGTGTTACTGAGCCTTATGTTTTGTATGTGCTGATTGGTCAGCTGATGGCAGCGTCTATCATTATCATGTTTTTGGATGAGTTAATTCAGAAAGGATGGGGTTTGGGAAGTGGGATCAGTCTGTTCATTATGGCCGGTGTTGCTCAACAGATTCTTTGGAGCATGTTCAGTCCCTTGCCTGCAGGGGATGGTGGAACCATTGGAATTATTCCGTACATCGTTCAATCGGCAATGGCTGGTGATGTTTCACAAATTTTGTTCCGTTCTAATTCACTTCCGAGTATCTTTGGATTATGTCTTACTGCCGGTATACTGCTAATCCTTGTATTCACACAAGGTATGAAAATTGAAATTCCAATTGTCTCAACAAAATATAGGGGTTTCTCTGCTGTATATCCTATCAAATTGATGTATGTTTCAAACATTCCTGTTATCTTGGCTTCTGCATTGACTGCAAATGCTGTTTTCATTTTCCAAATGCTGTGGGCAAACATGAATCCACGTAACAATAATTTCTTCATGAATTTCGTAGCTCAGTTTGATCCAACAAGTCCTTCTACTCCAATTGGCGGTATCATCTATTACATTACTCCTCCACGAGGTTTGGATGTTGCAGCTTTAGATCCTATGCGTGCAGTTGGTTACATCTTGTTCATGGTTGGTATTGTCGTTGTGTTTGGTAGGCTTTGGGTGGAGCTTGGAGGTTTATCATCAAAGAGTGCGGCGCAGAACTTGCTTGATGCAGATGTACAGATTCCTGGATTTAGAAGATCAAACAAACCTGTTGAGGCATTACTAAACAAGTACATTCCTTCAGTTACCATTATTGGTTCCATGATATTGGGTCTTTTGGCCGGCGTCTCTGACGTCTTAGGCGTCTTTGGTTCTGGAATTGGAGTCTTACTTATGGTTGACATTCTGATTAATTATTACACGCAATTGGTTAGGGAACAAGTTGAAGTCGTCATGCCGCGTTTGGGTGCTATGCTTGGCAGAAAGTAA
- a CDS encoding adenylate kinase, protein MAESKKIVMVGIPGVGKTTLLSEMVEILKNHERNVCMINYGTLIFEVAKENGITDRDQLRKLPVSEQQHFQKIAAEKITAHDEEIIIIDTHAFINSPEGYYPGLPEHVLKIIEPTNFVSVSAKPEEIYNRRMKDDTRNRDKITLANIKKELDVQSGMISACAVITGAPVRHVLNHEGKVEEAAAKIISAIGL, encoded by the coding sequence TTGGCAGAAAGTAAAAAAATTGTAATGGTTGGAATTCCAGGTGTTGGAAAAACCACGCTATTGTCCGAAATGGTTGAAATTTTAAAGAATCATGAACGAAATGTTTGTATGATTAATTATGGGACATTGATATTTGAAGTTGCAAAGGAAAATGGTATCACAGATCGGGATCAGCTTAGAAAGCTGCCTGTTTCAGAACAACAACATTTCCAAAAAATTGCTGCTGAGAAAATTACTGCGCATGATGAAGAAATCATAATTATTGACACTCATGCATTTATCAATTCTCCAGAAGGATACTATCCAGGATTGCCAGAGCATGTTTTAAAAATAATTGAACCTACAAATTTTGTTTCAGTTTCAGCAAAACCTGAAGAGATCTATAACCGAAGGATGAAGGATGATACTAGAAACAGGGATAAAATCACCCTTGCTAACATTAAAAAAGAATTAGATGTTCAGTCAGGCATGATTTCTGCTTGTGCTGTGATTACTGGTGCCCCTGTCAGACACGTTTTGAATCATGAGGGAAAGGTTGAAGAAGCTGCTGCCAAAATCATTAGTGCAATAGGGCTGTAA
- a CDS encoding DUF106 domain-containing protein yields MDFNFILLFIDSIPLQFEFLSGERMALGSDDPIVKGLILSMFAVSGFGILLNIFNSAVRKKMVDQVKLKRIMKETRGWQKERMAAMRSKDQAKIAELGKKSSYMNKMSMEMMQMNMRPMMITFVPLILIFYLVLPQLFSYTVAISPIPLNVIPGDMFQLTCNAAQALEEGHECFGKENSLYLWAWYFLSSIAFSGIIMRLTKTSMDLG; encoded by the coding sequence ATGGATTTTAACTTTATTCTACTCTTCATTGATTCTATTCCTCTACAATTTGAGTTTCTTAGCGGAGAGCGAATGGCCTTGGGAAGTGACGATCCTATAGTCAAAGGATTAATTCTCTCAATGTTTGCTGTATCTGGTTTTGGAATTTTATTAAATATCTTCAATTCTGCTGTTAGAAAGAAGATGGTTGATCAAGTGAAACTAAAACGCATTATGAAAGAAACTAGGGGATGGCAAAAAGAAAGAATGGCTGCGATGAGATCCAAAGACCAGGCCAAAATTGCTGAACTGGGCAAAAAATCATCCTACATGAACAAGATGTCGATGGAAATGATGCAGATGAATATGCGACCTATGATGATTACTTTTGTTCCTTTGATCCTGATATTTTATCTTGTATTGCCACAATTGTTTTCTTATACAGTAGCTATATCTCCAATTCCCCTGAATGTGATTCCTGGAGACATGTTCCAACTTACATGTAATGCGGCACAAGCTTTGGAGGAAGGACACGAATGCTTTGGTAAAGAAAACTCATTGTATCTGTGGGCCTGGTATTTCCTTTCGTCAATTGCATTTAGTGGCATCATTATGAGACTTACAAAAACATCAATGGATCTAGGTTGA
- a CDS encoding AAA family ATPase — MTKSIVISGPPAVGKTTVAKGLAEEFQLEYLSGGDVLKEMARDQGFDSKGDDWWDTEEGMKFLNQRELNPEFDKKLDKKLSALFDKGGMVITSYTLPWLVNDGIRIWLDGSHESSTNRMQSRDNMSSEDAYKITQERFDKNKALYKKLYDFDFGADKSVFDLIINTDDLSAQQVIDVTKETVRKLL, encoded by the coding sequence TTGACAAAATCAATTGTTATCTCAGGTCCTCCTGCAGTAGGTAAAACAACTGTTGCTAAAGGATTGGCAGAGGAATTCCAATTAGAGTATCTGAGTGGGGGGGACGTGCTCAAGGAAATGGCTAGAGATCAGGGCTTTGATTCTAAAGGTGATGATTGGTGGGATACGGAAGAAGGAATGAAATTCTTAAATCAGCGCGAACTGAATCCTGAATTTGATAAAAAACTCGATAAAAAATTATCTGCCTTGTTTGATAAAGGAGGGATGGTGATCACTAGTTATACGCTACCTTGGTTAGTCAATGATGGAATTCGAATTTGGCTTGACGGTTCTCATGAAAGTAGTACAAACAGAATGCAATCCAGGGATAACATGAGTTCTGAAGATGCATATAAAATCACACAAGAAAGATTTGACAAGAACAAAGCATTGTACAAAAAACTTTATGACTTTGATTTTGGCGCTGACAAGTCTGTGTTTGACTTGATTATCAACACTGATGATCTTTCGGCACAACAGGTGATTGATGTCACAAAAGAGACTGTGAGAAAGTTACTGTGA
- a CDS encoding RNA-guided pseudouridylation complex pseudouridine synthase subunit Cbf5 encodes MTLKQLENLIEIDQDITDDAYGTYYDKRTIEQLLNYGIILLDKPPGPTSHETVAWTKRLLKLPKIGHSGTLDPQVSGVLPLGLGEATKALGVLLYGPKEYHALGRVHSLPSKEKLGEIVEMFRGEIFQKPPQRSAVVRQTRTRTIYEFEILEQKERLLLTRILCESGTYVRKLYYDIGEILGPGATMVELRRTRVDQFYERDGLVTLHELADAFALWEEKKDDTKLMKMIKPVESAFSELKSVIIRDSAVDALCHGAQLAIPGILKISPNLKKGDIVGVYTQKGEAVALAESTMSEDEIRDAVKGYAFQTKRLIMAPNTYPKKWRTSPTPPKD; translated from the coding sequence GTGACTCTAAAACAGCTTGAAAATTTGATTGAAATTGATCAGGATATCACTGATGATGCATACGGAACTTATTATGATAAGAGGACAATTGAACAGCTACTCAATTATGGAATAATTCTTTTAGACAAGCCTCCAGGTCCTACAAGTCATGAAACTGTGGCTTGGACAAAACGTCTTTTGAAACTTCCAAAAATAGGTCACAGTGGAACTTTGGATCCTCAGGTTTCAGGCGTCTTGCCTTTGGGACTGGGTGAGGCGACAAAGGCTTTGGGCGTTTTACTTTACGGTCCAAAAGAATACCATGCACTGGGAAGAGTTCATTCCCTTCCATCTAAAGAAAAACTTGGTGAAATTGTCGAAATGTTCAGGGGTGAAATTTTTCAAAAACCTCCTCAGCGTTCAGCTGTTGTAAGACAAACACGAACTAGAACCATCTATGAGTTTGAAATACTTGAGCAAAAAGAAAGATTGCTCCTGACTCGAATCCTATGTGAATCTGGAACTTATGTTAGAAAATTATACTATGACATCGGTGAGATCCTTGGTCCTGGCGCAACAATGGTTGAGCTTAGGCGAACTAGAGTTGATCAGTTCTATGAAAGGGATGGTTTAGTGACCTTGCATGAACTTGCTGATGCGTTTGCGTTATGGGAAGAAAAAAAAGACGATACCAAACTGATGAAAATGATCAAGCCTGTAGAGTCTGCTTTTAGTGAGCTAAAATCTGTAATCATTCGCGATTCTGCAGTTGATGCATTGTGTCACGGTGCACAGCTTGCAATTCCTGGAATCTTGAAGATATCTCCAAATCTAAAAAAAGGTGACATAGTTGGCGTTTATACTCAAAAAGGTGAGGCGGTAGCGCTGGCTGAGTCAACAATGTCTGAAGATGAGATTCGAGATGCCGTAAAAGGATATGCTTTTCAAACAAAGAGGCTCATTATGGCTCCAAATACTTATCCAAAAAAATGGAGAACAAGTCCAACTCCTCCAAAGGATTAA